Genomic window (Azospirillum lipoferum 4B):
CGGGCTTCCGCGCAGTGGGGCAGCCGCCGGCCGGCCCGTCCGGGGCCGCGGGACGGCACGGCTCTTCCGGCACCGCTGCGGCCCTATGTGCCCCGGGCGGCCGAACTGGACGGGCTGTCATGGCAGCGTCTGGCGCCCGGCGTCCGGCGGGTGGAACTGATGCCGCGCAGCGCGGCGGGCGGTGCCGCCCAGCTTCTGCGCATCGCCCCCGGCACCGCCCTGCCCCACCATGGCCATGGCGGGCTGGAGCTGACCGTGGTGCTGAGCGGCCATTTCGCCGATGAACTCGGCCGCTACGGTCCCGGCGATCTGGCCGAGGTCGACGGGGATACCGACCACCAGCCCATCGCCGACAGCCATCGCGACTGTATCTGCCTGATCGCGACCGATGCGCCCCTGCGCTTCACCGGGCTGATGGGGCGGCTGATGCAGCCCTTCATCGGGCTTTAGATCGGATCGCGTAAAATCGGAATCGATTTGGAGCGTGAATCCGATCGCCAAACATAAAGCTACAGCGTC
Coding sequences:
- a CDS encoding ChrR family anti-sigma-E factor, whose translation is MTARQPTSAQAVLPNHHPSDALLVAYGAGSLAEGLSLAVAVHLAHCPDCRAALAEVEALGGALLEELPPSPLESLSLSATLARLDLEEAPVNPCKAGRASAQWGSRRPARPGPRDGTALPAPLRPYVPRAAELDGLSWQRLAPGVRRVELMPRSAAGGAAQLLRIAPGTALPHHGHGGLELTVVLSGHFADELGRYGPGDLAEVDGDTDHQPIADSHRDCICLIATDAPLRFTGLMGRLMQPFIGL